A stretch of Cheilinus undulatus linkage group 20, ASM1832078v1, whole genome shotgun sequence DNA encodes these proteins:
- the LOC121528096 gene encoding H-2 class II histocompatibility antigen, A-U alpha chain-like yields the protein MKQSSLLILVLNTVCASRLPHEIVYVVGCWENSTTQVQYEFDGEELLYMDFVKDEIVYSVPPNMVCNPSEVIDDIRIHRDAFKAKRGCSVVEAVLRIEGIHPPEEKDPPVSILYPADEVQLGVKNNLTCFVNHFYPPEIKVSWTKNDRLMSDGVWLSRYYPNEDQTFHMFSTFEFTPEEGDIYSCTVEHVALDWPQTRIWDVDVGPRSVWPDVFCGVSMTLGMLGVVGGTILMVKASQEHK from the exons ATGAAGCAATCTTCTCTGCTTATTCTAGTGCTGAACACCGTCTGTGCCTCACGAC TTCCTCATGAAATCGTCTACGTTGTGGGCTGCTGGGAAAACAGCACAACGCAAGTTCAGTATGAGTTTGACGGTGAGGAATTACTCTACATGGACTTTGTGAAAGATGAGATTGTTTATTCAGTGCCACCTAATATGGTGTGCAACCCAAGTGAAGTCATTGATGACATACGTATTCATAGAGATGCTTTTAAGGCAAAAAGAGGATGTTCAGTAGTTGAGGCTGTCCTTAGAATTGAGGGGATACATCCGCCAGAGGAGAAAG ACCCTCCAGTGAGCATCCTCTACCCTGCAGACGAGGTTCAGCTTGGAGTCAAAAACAACCTCACCTGCTTCGTGAACCACTTCTACCCACCAGAAATCAAAGTCAGCTGGACTAAAAATGACCGCCTGATGTCAGACGGGGTGTGGCTCAGTCGATATTATCCCAATGAGGATCAAACCTTCCACATGTTCTCCACCTTTGAATTCACACCAGAGGAGGGGGACATTTACAGCTGCACAGTGGAGCACGTCGCTCTGGACTGGCCTCAAACAAGGATCTGGG ATGTGGATGTCGGCCCTCGCAGTGTTTGGCCagatgtgttctgtggagtgagcATGACTCTGGGCATGTTGGGGGTCGTAGGTGGAACAATTCTTATGGTTAAAGCATCCCAGGAACACAAATAG
- the LOC121528767 gene encoding H-2 class II histocompatibility antigen, A-U alpha chain-like — translation MKPSSLLILLLNCFCVFSQIPHEIVYVVGCWENSTTQVQYEFDGEELLYMAFVKDETVYSVPPNLMLNPSEIFAGRHVHRNALMAKRACGVAEDIFRTKGIHPPEEKDPPVSILYPADEVQLGVKNNLTCFVNHFYPPAIKVSWTKNGRLVSDRVWLSRYYPNEDQTFHMFSTLEFTPEEGDIYSCTVEHEALDWPQTRIWDVDVGHRSLGPDVFCGVGMTLGLLGIAGGTFYMVKGHDAHQ, via the exons ATGAAGCCATCTTCTCTCCTTATTCTGCTGCTGAACTGCTTCTGTGTCTTCTCACAAA TTCCCCATGAAATCGTCTACGTTGTGGGCTGCTGGGAAAACAGCACAACGCAAGTTCAGTATGAGTTTGACGGTGAGGAATTACTCTACATGGCCTTTGTGAAAGATGAAACTGTTTACTCTGTGCCACCTAATCTTATGCTCAACCCAAGTGAAATCTTCGCTGGCAGACATGTTCATAGAAATGCTCTTATGGCAAAAAGAGCTTGTGGAGTAGCTGAGGATATCTTCAGAACTAAGGGGATACATCCGCCAGAGGAGAAAG ACCCTCCAGTGAGCATCCTCTACCCTGCAGACGAGGTTCAGCTTGGAGTCAAAAACAACCTCACCTGCTTCGTGAACCACTTCTACCCACCAGCAATCAAAGTCAGCTGGACCAAAAATGGCCGCCTGGTGTCAGACAGGGTCTGGCTCAGTCGGTATTATCCCAATGAGGATCAAACCTTCCACATGTTCTCCACCTTGGAATTCACACCAGAGGAGGGGGACATTTACAGCTGCACAGTGGAGCACGAAGCTCTGGACTGGCCTCAAACAAGGATCTGGG ATGTTGACGTCGGTCATCGCAGCCTTGGACCAGATGTTTTCTGTGGAGTGGGCATGACTCTGGGCTTGTTGGGCATTGCTGGTGGAACATTTTATATGGTTAAGGGACACGATGCACACCAGTAA
- the LOC121528094 gene encoding H-2 class II histocompatibility antigen, E-S beta chain-like, with protein MNGCRIISLLGLLICSRADALFGVGMLNCKFTSPDDVVFLTQVFYNKVLWGEYNSTLGKFVGYTETAREIAEELNKFPFLLKNAQKNVEKCKSNVPFLMELLSKPVAPTVKLRSITATDSEHSHTFVCSVYNYYPPQIRVTWLRNGTHVASNVTSSEELPSGNWLYQIHSHLELEPTSGDKIACMVEHSSFQKPMVYEWVRDLTSEDDKTKIAVGVSGFALGAVVLGAGLIYYLKSPTGRESVQTIPPAEDEPNEEE; from the exons ATGAATGGATGCAGGATCATTTCACTGCTGGGTCTTCTGATATGTTCAAGAGCAG ACGCTCTCTTTGGGGTTGGCATGCTGAACTGCAAGTTCACTTCACCAGATGATGTTGTGTTTCTGACACAAGTCTTCTACAATAAGGTGCTTTGGGGTGAATACAACAGCACTTTGGGGAAATTTGTCGGCTATACAGAGACAGCAAGAGAAATAGCTGAAGAGCTCAACAAATTCCCTTTCTTGCTGaagaatgcacaaaaaaatgtagaGAAATGCAAAAGCAACGTCCCATTTTTAATGGAGCTCCTTTCAAAACCAG TCGCACCCACAGTCAAGCTGAGATCCATCACAGCAACAGACAGCGAACACTCGCACACGTTCGTCTGCAGTGTGTACAACTACTACCCCCCACAAATCAGAGTGACCTGGCTGAGAAATGGCACACATGTGGCCTCTAATGTGACCTCCTCTGAGGAACTCCCCAGTGGGAACTGGCTTTATCAGATCCACTCTCATCTGGAGCTGGAGCCCACGTCTGGAGATAAAATCGCCTGCATGGTGGAGCACAGCAGCTTCCAGAAACCCATGGTGTATGAGTGGG tGAGAGACTTGACATCTGAAGATGACAAGACCAAGATCGCTGTGGGGGTATCAGGATTTGCGCTAGGTGCTGTTGTCTTGGGTGCCGGGCTGATTTACTACCTGAAGAGTCCAACTG gACGGGAGTCAGTGCAGACGATCCCACCTGCCGAGGACGAACCGAATGAAGAAGAATAA
- the LOC121528095 gene encoding H-2 class II histocompatibility antigen, A-U alpha chain-like, whose translation MRQSALLILMLNSFCALSQIPHKAVYVVGCFDNCKTQVQYEFDSEEFLYMDFERDEVVYSVPPFLLLNPSEVLGREHVHKDALKAKKACSTVYSFLKGQGIHPPEEKDPPESVLYPADEVQLNVENSLICYVNHFYPPEIKVSWTKNGRPVSEGALLSRYYPNKDQTFHQFSTLKFTPKEGDVYSCTVEHVALEQPRTKIWASSTDLDVSHPHLGPDVVCGAGLMLGLLGIAGGTFFVVKGRHARQ comes from the exons ATGAGACAATCTGCTCTCCTTATTCTGATGCTGAACTCCTTCTGTGCCCTCTCACAAA TCCCCCATAAAGCTGTCTACGTCGTGGGCTGCTTTGACAACTGCAAAACTCAAGTCCAGTATGAGTTTGACAGTGAGGAATTTCTTTACATGGATTTTGAGAGGGATGAGGTCGTTTACTCGGTGCCACCTTTTCTTCTACTGAACCCAAGTGAAGTTCTGGGTCGTGAGCATGTTCATAAAGATGCTTTAAAGGCGAAAAAAGCGTGTTCTACTGTTTATTCTTTCCTTAAAGGTCAGGGAATACATCCACCAGAGGAAAAAG ACCCTCCTGAGAGTGTCCTCTACCCTGCAGACGAGGTTCAGCTCAACGTTGAAAACAGCCTCATCTGCTATGTGAACCACTTCTACCCACCAGAAATCAAAGTCAGCTGGACTAAAAATGGCCGTCCGGTGTCAGAGGGGGCATTGCTCAGTCGGTATTATCCCAATAAAGATCAAACCTTCCACCAATTCTCCACCCTGAAATTCACACCAAAGGAGGGGGACGTTTACAGCTGCACAGTGGAGCACGTCGCTCTGGAGCAGCCTCGAACAAAGATCTGGG CTTCCTCCACAGATCTGGACGTCAGTCACCCCCATCTTGGACCTGATGTTGTCTGTGGAGCGGGTCTGATGCTGGGTTTGCTGGGGATCGCAGGTGGAACATTTTTTGTGGTCAAGGGCCGACATGCACGCCAATAG